In one window of uncultured Draconibacterium sp. DNA:
- a CDS encoding histidine kinase produces the protein MKQLLFFLIVIFVAHNPSKAQPTNSPFEGTTWNVIRERLFNGENAQAYRFEDDIRFQLIGAKTHQDSAIVTQMIAELNELFETVQIKMVDTEPNFKLTITQEAGGQSSNAIQLTSGYSIISVNLELGISGALSDKESVKQIYYHTIRQFTKLSAPQSGSSVYGGIFDSPAASDAEFKEIDKDLLKKLYSPDFHKNLKESTVRKHGHQQYLDLRYHNLIKYLSYSFKAILILFGFLFFLSKEPKRKQNPGLLLYIKQRTIILLILPFIYSFITTTGDLSSLLIASPASFAINFLATTIYAVLVLIIIYYSEPFFLKKINSFAGKQAFLFLSTNFAAFIVPSLTIFPFFMLSGKLMYSGFHPVSFWSQGSQTFTIVFVAALRVFYNFIQYRTQSMVNEKDVELAKMKELKNQAELNALHSRINPHFLYNSLNSIASLAHTDADKTENMATGLSDLFRYSINKENKTFVSVAEELEMVKKYLEIEKTRFGNRLTYEINAEESAMEKQIPKFLIQPLVENAVKHGLSKMKGTGKIRVEVKQLEKDMSISIFDNGPDFPDEPVSGYGLQNLHDKLDIIYGNQALINWENGANKNFTIMLKNQFEL, from the coding sequence ATGAAACAGTTGTTATTTTTTCTGATAGTCATTTTTGTTGCGCACAATCCATCAAAAGCACAACCAACCAACAGTCCTTTCGAAGGAACTACCTGGAATGTAATCCGGGAAAGATTATTTAACGGCGAAAATGCACAGGCTTATCGCTTTGAAGATGATATTCGTTTTCAGCTAATCGGCGCAAAAACGCATCAGGATTCGGCCATTGTTACGCAAATGATTGCCGAATTAAACGAACTGTTTGAAACCGTTCAAATAAAAATGGTAGACACCGAACCCAACTTCAAACTAACCATAACACAGGAAGCAGGAGGTCAATCATCCAATGCCATACAGTTAACTTCAGGTTACAGTATAATATCGGTAAATCTGGAACTTGGAATTTCAGGAGCTTTGAGCGATAAAGAATCAGTAAAACAAATCTATTATCACACCATTCGCCAATTCACAAAGCTTTCCGCACCGCAGTCTGGAAGCTCCGTTTACGGCGGTATTTTTGATTCACCAGCAGCCTCTGATGCTGAATTTAAGGAAATAGATAAAGATCTTCTTAAGAAGCTATATTCTCCCGATTTCCATAAGAATCTTAAAGAAAGCACGGTTAGAAAACACGGCCATCAACAATATTTAGATTTGAGGTACCACAATCTGATTAAATACTTGTCGTACTCATTTAAAGCAATTTTAATACTATTTGGATTCCTTTTTTTCCTCTCTAAAGAACCTAAAAGAAAACAAAATCCCGGTTTACTTTTGTATATAAAACAAAGGACAATAATCCTGTTAATACTTCCTTTTATCTACTCATTCATCACAACAACCGGCGATCTTTCATCCTTATTGATAGCCAGTCCGGCTTCTTTTGCAATCAACTTTCTGGCAACAACTATTTACGCAGTGCTGGTGCTCATTATTATCTATTATTCCGAGCCTTTTTTTCTGAAAAAGATAAATAGTTTTGCAGGAAAACAGGCTTTCCTATTTCTAAGTACAAATTTTGCAGCCTTTATTGTTCCTTCGTTAACGATCTTTCCTTTTTTTATGTTATCAGGCAAACTAATGTATTCTGGGTTTCATCCTGTTTCTTTCTGGTCGCAAGGTTCACAGACATTTACAATTGTTTTTGTGGCGGCATTAAGGGTGTTCTACAATTTCATTCAATATCGCACTCAAAGCATGGTAAATGAAAAAGACGTTGAATTGGCCAAAATGAAAGAACTAAAAAACCAGGCCGAATTGAATGCTTTACATTCGCGAATTAATCCGCACTTTTTATACAATTCGTTAAATTCAATTGCCAGCCTGGCTCACACCGATGCCGACAAAACCGAGAACATGGCCACCGGACTTTCCGATCTGTTCAGGTACTCGATCAATAAAGAAAACAAAACCTTTGTGTCGGTTGCCGAAGAACTGGAAATGGTAAAAAAATATCTTGAAATAGAAAAAACGCGTTTTGGTAACCGGTTGACATACGAAATAAATGCTGAAGAAAGTGCCATGGAAAAACAAATTCCAAAATTCCTAATTCAGCCACTGGTAGAAAATGCGGTAAAACACGGGCTTTCGAAAATGAAAGGCACGGGAAAAATCAGGGTGGAAGTTAAACAACTGGAAAAAGATATGTCAATTTCTATTTTTGACAACGGTCCCGATTTCCCGGATGAACCGGTTAGTGGTTACGGCCTGCAAAACCTGCACGATAAACTGGATATTATATACGGAAACCAGGCGCTTATTAACTGGGAAAACGGTGCGAATAAAAATTTTACTATTATGCTGAAAAATCAGTTTGAATTATGA
- a CDS encoding LytTR family transcriptional regulator DNA-binding domain-containing protein: protein MNTGQAYKTIAVDDEPLARLRLQTLLGEYPEKFELVAEAENGDEAVEKINRLKPEFVFLDIQMPETNGFEVLKKLHYLPKVIFCTAYDEFALQAFDTNCIDYLVKPLTRERFAKTIEKIEQLNGSTPEINLDNLIAQFSREYKKNDATSIPVKVGDRVIFVRLDEVSFFQADEKYVTVVTKHSKSYTLDSSLKKLEEKLPDNFIRVHKSYLINKNLLKEVRKHFNNRFVLIIDDYSQSKITSGRSYYQEIKALFEM from the coding sequence ATGAATACCGGACAAGCTTATAAAACAATAGCAGTTGACGACGAACCTTTGGCACGTTTGCGATTGCAGACATTGCTTGGCGAATATCCGGAGAAATTTGAATTGGTTGCCGAGGCTGAAAACGGCGATGAAGCCGTTGAAAAAATCAATCGCTTAAAACCGGAGTTCGTTTTTCTCGACATTCAGATGCCCGAAACCAATGGTTTTGAAGTGCTTAAAAAACTACACTACCTGCCCAAAGTAATTTTTTGCACGGCTTACGACGAGTTTGCCCTGCAGGCTTTCGACACCAATTGTATCGATTACCTCGTAAAACCACTCACCAGGGAACGTTTTGCAAAAACCATCGAAAAAATTGAGCAATTGAATGGAAGCACTCCAGAAATTAACCTCGATAATCTGATCGCCCAATTCAGCAGAGAATACAAAAAGAACGATGCCACCTCCATTCCGGTTAAAGTTGGCGATCGTGTAATTTTTGTGCGACTCGACGAGGTATCCTTCTTTCAGGCCGATGAGAAGTATGTTACAGTTGTTACCAAACACTCGAAATCGTACACTTTGGATTCGAGCTTAAAAAAGCTGGAAGAAAAACTTCCCGACAATTTTATTCGTGTTCATAAATCGTATCTCATCAATAAAAATCTTTTAAAAGAAGTTAGAAAGCACTTTAACAATCGTTTTGTGCTGATTATCGACGATTACAGCCAAAGTAAAATTACTAGCGGAAGAAGTTATTATCAGGAAATAAAAGCACTTTTTGAAATGTAA
- the metK gene encoding methionine adenosyltransferase, whose translation MNYLFTSESVSEGHPDKVADQISDALLDQILAFDSNSKVAIETLVTTGQVVVAGEVKSQAYVDVQEVTRNVINQIGYTKAAYRFDGDSCGVLTAIHEQSDDINRGVDREEKTEQGAGDQGMMFGYACKDTENYMPLTLDLSHKILQELAVIRREGKVMTYLRPDSKSQVTVEYSDSNEPVKVHTIVVSTQHDEFDADEPMLAKIKEDVINILIPRVKAQLSEEVQDLFGNDIIYHVNPTGKFVIGGPHGDTGLTGRKIIVDTYGGRGAHGGGAFSGKDPSKVDRSAAYASRHIAKNLVAAGVANEILVQLAYAIGVAQPVGVFVNTYGRSNVSVSDGEIAEKVKAIFDLRPAAIEERLKLRNPIYQESAAYGHMGREPKTITKTFESPYSGKVTKELELFTWEKLDFVDTIKKTFGL comes from the coding sequence ATGAATTATTTATTTACAAGCGAATCAGTATCGGAAGGCCACCCGGATAAGGTAGCCGACCAGATTTCAGATGCATTACTCGACCAGATTCTGGCTTTTGATTCGAACTCGAAAGTAGCCATTGAAACACTGGTTACAACCGGACAGGTAGTTGTTGCCGGCGAGGTAAAATCGCAGGCCTATGTTGATGTGCAGGAAGTTACACGAAACGTAATTAACCAGATTGGTTATACCAAAGCGGCCTACCGTTTTGATGGTGATTCGTGTGGTGTTTTAACTGCCATTCACGAACAAAGTGATGACATTAACCGCGGTGTTGACCGTGAAGAAAAAACCGAACAAGGTGCGGGCGACCAGGGAATGATGTTTGGATATGCCTGTAAAGACACTGAAAACTATATGCCGTTAACGCTCGATCTGTCACACAAAATTTTGCAGGAGCTTGCTGTTATCCGTCGCGAAGGCAAAGTAATGACTTATTTGCGCCCCGACTCAAAATCGCAGGTGACTGTTGAGTATAGCGACTCGAATGAGCCCGTGAAAGTGCATACCATTGTGGTATCGACACAACACGATGAGTTTGATGCCGACGAGCCCATGCTGGCAAAAATTAAGGAGGATGTGATCAACATTCTTATTCCACGCGTAAAAGCGCAATTGTCGGAAGAAGTGCAGGATTTATTTGGCAACGACATTATTTACCACGTAAACCCGACTGGTAAATTTGTTATTGGCGGGCCACACGGCGATACCGGGTTAACCGGACGAAAAATTATCGTTGACACCTACGGCGGCCGCGGAGCTCATGGCGGTGGTGCTTTCTCGGGAAAAGATCCATCAAAAGTTGACCGCTCGGCTGCTTATGCATCGCGCCACATTGCTAAAAACCTGGTGGCAGCAGGTGTTGCCAACGAGATTTTGGTGCAACTGGCTTATGCCATTGGTGTTGCCCAGCCGGTGGGTGTTTTTGTAAATACCTACGGCCGTTCGAACGTGAGTGTAAGCGACGGAGAAATTGCGGAAAAAGTAAAAGCTATTTTCGATCTTCGCCCGGCAGCCATTGAGGAACGATTGAAGCTACGTAATCCTATTTACCAGGAATCGGCAGCTTATGGACACATGGGCCGTGAGCCCAAAACAATTACAAAAACTTTCGAGTCGCCATACAGTGGCAAGGTTACCAAAGAGTTGGAACTTTTTACTTGGGAAAAACTCGACTTTGTTGACACGATTAAAAAGACTTTCGGGCTATAG
- a CDS encoding GIY-YIG nuclease family protein — MFTVYALYSKDFNKIYIGMTSDLEKRFFAHNNLPKGWTAKFRPWIIVHAEEFNSKKEALQRVKQLKSAKGRESIWNLIDSGSW, encoded by the coding sequence ATGTTTACAGTTTACGCCCTTTACTCTAAAGATTTCAACAAAATTTATATCGGGATGACTTCTGATCTTGAGAAGCGGTTTTTTGCACACAACAACCTGCCAAAAGGTTGGACAGCGAAATTCCGACCGTGGATCATTGTTCATGCCGAAGAATTTAATTCAAAGAAAGAAGCGCTCCAAAGAGTAAAACAACTAAAATCTGCTAAAGGAAGAGAATCTATTTGGAATTTAATTGACTCAGGCAGTTGGTAG
- a CDS encoding cation transporter, with the protein MIKSEYHIAKMDCPSEENMIRMKLDGIQAIKKLDFDIENRNLTVFHSEEDEEILSRLESLNFGAKLSATREVDENEFATESSDVQSKLLWSVLLINFGFFIIEMTTGLISRSMGLVADSLDMLADSFVYGLSLWAVGSTVMRKKKVARLSGYFQLTLALLGIIEVVRRFIQFEAMPDYRMMIGISVLALIANAICLLLLQKSKSKEAHMKASMIFTSNDVIINSGVIMAGVLVLVTQSKYPDLIIGSIVFLIVVRGAIRILKLGK; encoded by the coding sequence ATGATCAAATCAGAATACCATATCGCAAAAATGGACTGTCCTTCCGAAGAGAATATGATTCGGATGAAACTGGACGGAATTCAAGCCATAAAGAAACTGGACTTTGACATTGAAAACCGCAACCTTACTGTTTTTCACTCCGAAGAAGATGAAGAAATTCTGTCGCGATTGGAATCTCTGAACTTTGGCGCAAAACTTTCGGCCACCCGCGAGGTAGATGAAAACGAGTTTGCAACGGAGAGTTCCGACGTACAATCGAAACTACTTTGGTCGGTTCTTTTAATCAATTTCGGCTTTTTCATTATTGAAATGACCACGGGATTGATATCAAGATCAATGGGATTGGTAGCCGACTCACTTGATATGCTTGCCGATTCGTTTGTATACGGGCTCAGTCTTTGGGCCGTTGGTTCAACAGTTATGCGAAAAAAGAAAGTTGCACGACTAAGCGGTTACTTTCAGCTTACGCTTGCCTTACTGGGTATTATTGAAGTGGTGAGGCGCTTTATACAATTTGAAGCCATGCCCGATTACCGCATGATGATCGGCATATCGGTTTTGGCACTTATTGCCAACGCCATTTGTTTGCTTCTGCTCCAAAAATCAAAAAGTAAGGAAGCACATATGAAAGCCAGTATGATATTTACCTCTAACGATGTAATTATTAACAGCGGCGTGATTATGGCCGGTGTGCTGGTATTGGTAACGCAATCGAAATATCCGGATTTAATAATTGGTTCAATCGTATTTCTGATTGTTGTCAGAGGGGCGATACGAATACTAAAACTTGGAAAATAA
- a CDS encoding DUF5916 domain-containing protein, with protein sequence MNRTKNYGLGGLLILLMGMISIFEGSAQDRFELSLISRTKGKRIPEKTLEIKKTEANITIDGVLDEAVWQTADKAKDFHRQYPTDDTTAFSKTEASILYDDNNLYVGVTCFDELPGNYIVESLRRDYRERNNDYLMLVIDPFDDLTNGYAFTITPLGVQMEGVVTGGGGGFMAISDSWDNVWYSKTKKTNEGWTAEIKIPFKSIRYADDISNWNIQFVRNDLKRNERSTWTTVKRQYQPTALTYSGELKWDSTPPEAGSNISIIPYVSGSASQKDLSVNNNIGWDWNAGFDGKVALSTSLNLDLTLNPDFSTVEVDRQQTNVTRFELFYPERRQFFMENSDLFSDFGFRQSQVFFSRRIGLSSPMIFGARLSGQVGDGMRVGFLNAQTKHQMNDGFDDTPAYNYTVASFKKQVFGRSNISAIIAMKQGINFSKDQEDGYDFGTQNEYNRVYGLQYNLMSTDDKWDGSFYYFNSDDPVNTSKHWAHGTSVRYNTRKLMAFWTHEYVAENFNAEMGFFPRTGYFTFGPFVRYSFYPDSKTISTHGPSFRSNYYLDTNWEFTDKEMETGYSINFLNSSRVNLEWQNIYVKLFNDFDPTRQFKEGTESLPAGTEYTWNGLNASYSSNSRKDFSFDIRAGYGGFYNGNATNMSGTFRFRIKPIFSLAMNYSYNKIDLPDPYPSGDFWLVGPRIDFTFTEKIFWTNFIQYNEQADNVNINSRLQWRFAPVSDLFIVYTENFLPDGMVSKNRGLIVKMSYWINL encoded by the coding sequence ATGAACCGAACTAAGAATTATGGATTAGGCGGATTGCTTATTCTATTAATGGGGATGATCTCGATTTTCGAGGGAAGTGCACAAGACCGATTTGAACTCTCGCTAATTTCACGAACAAAGGGGAAACGGATTCCGGAGAAGACCTTGGAAATCAAAAAAACCGAAGCGAATATTACTATTGATGGGGTACTTGATGAAGCGGTGTGGCAAACAGCCGATAAAGCAAAAGATTTTCACCGGCAGTACCCGACGGACGATACGACCGCATTCTCGAAAACCGAAGCCAGTATTCTTTACGATGATAATAACTTATATGTGGGAGTGACCTGTTTCGATGAGTTGCCGGGAAACTACATTGTTGAATCGTTGAGAAGGGATTACAGGGAACGAAACAACGACTATTTAATGTTGGTTATCGATCCTTTCGACGACCTGACAAATGGTTACGCATTTACCATTACGCCTTTGGGTGTACAAATGGAAGGTGTAGTTACAGGTGGTGGCGGTGGTTTTATGGCTATTTCCGATTCGTGGGATAACGTGTGGTACTCAAAAACAAAAAAAACGAATGAAGGTTGGACCGCCGAAATAAAAATTCCTTTTAAATCAATTCGGTATGCAGATGATATCAGCAACTGGAATATACAGTTTGTGCGAAATGATTTGAAAAGAAACGAACGCTCGACCTGGACTACAGTTAAAAGGCAATATCAGCCCACCGCGTTAACCTATTCAGGAGAACTGAAATGGGATAGTACGCCGCCTGAAGCTGGCTCAAACATTAGTATTATTCCTTATGTTTCGGGTTCGGCATCGCAGAAGGATCTTTCGGTAAATAACAATATTGGTTGGGACTGGAATGCTGGTTTCGACGGAAAAGTAGCCTTGTCAACTTCTTTAAATCTCGACCTGACTTTAAATCCCGATTTTTCAACGGTTGAAGTCGACCGCCAGCAAACAAACGTTACCCGTTTCGAGCTGTTTTACCCCGAGCGTCGCCAGTTTTTTATGGAGAACAGCGACCTTTTCAGTGATTTTGGTTTCCGTCAGTCGCAGGTGTTTTTCTCACGCCGTATTGGTTTGTCGTCGCCCATGATATTTGGTGCTCGTTTAAGCGGACAGGTGGGAGACGGCATGCGTGTAGGCTTTTTAAATGCCCAAACCAAACACCAGATGAATGATGGGTTTGATGATACGCCGGCTTATAATTACACGGTTGCATCGTTTAAAAAACAGGTTTTCGGACGATCTAATATATCCGCTATTATTGCCATGAAACAGGGCATCAATTTCTCTAAAGACCAGGAAGACGGATATGATTTTGGAACACAAAATGAGTACAACCGCGTTTATGGGCTGCAATACAATTTAATGTCGACTGATGATAAATGGGATGGCAGTTTCTATTATTTTAACTCCGATGACCCTGTTAATACCTCAAAACATTGGGCACACGGAACAAGCGTTCGGTATAATACCCGAAAACTTATGGCATTTTGGACACATGAATATGTTGCCGAGAACTTTAATGCCGAAATGGGATTCTTCCCGCGTACCGGCTACTTTACTTTTGGCCCCTTTGTGCGCTACAGTTTTTATCCCGACAGCAAAACAATTAGCACACACGGCCCAAGTTTCCGGTCGAATTACTATCTCGACACGAATTGGGAATTTACCGACAAAGAGATGGAAACGGGTTACAGTATAAACTTTTTAAATTCCAGCCGTGTAAATTTGGAGTGGCAAAATATCTATGTGAAATTGTTTAACGATTTTGACCCCACAAGGCAGTTTAAAGAGGGAACAGAATCTTTGCCAGCGGGGACGGAATATACCTGGAACGGGTTAAATGCCAGTTATTCCTCAAATAGCAGAAAGGATTTTTCATTCGATATCCGAGCGGGATATGGTGGCTTTTACAATGGGAATGCAACAAATATGTCGGGAACTTTTCGTTTCCGGATTAAACCCATTTTCAGTTTAGCAATGAATTATTCGTATAACAAAATCGATTTGCCCGATCCCTATCCAAGCGGAGATTTTTGGCTGGTTGGGCCACGAATTGATTTTACATTCACCGAGAAAATCTTCTGGACCAATTTTATTCAGTATAACGAACAAGCGGATAATGTTAATATCAATTCGAGGTTACAGTGGCGATTTGCTCCCGTTTCTGATTTATTTATTGTTTATACCGAGAACTTTTTGCCCGATGGAATGGTTTCTAAGAACAGAGGGCTGATAGTAAAAATGTCGTACTGGATTAATCTTTAA
- the efp gene encoding elongation factor P, translating into MASTADFKNGMCFMFKGDIYIIVSFLHVKPGKGPAFVRTKLKNVKNGKVIENTFNSGVKVDEVRVERRPYQFLYRDDMGLNVMNTETYEQISIPDSMVENNDLMKEGQLIEIQFHAEEELPLTAEMPDKVELKITSTIVGEKGNTASSTALKPATVETGAELMVPMFINEGDVIRVSTADRSYSERVKQ; encoded by the coding sequence ATGGCTTCTACAGCAGATTTTAAAAACGGAATGTGTTTTATGTTCAAAGGTGATATTTACATCATTGTCTCATTCCTACACGTAAAACCGGGTAAAGGTCCGGCTTTCGTACGTACAAAACTTAAAAACGTTAAAAACGGAAAGGTAATCGAAAATACATTTAATTCAGGTGTTAAGGTTGATGAGGTTCGTGTTGAGCGCCGTCCTTACCAGTTCCTGTATCGCGATGATATGGGATTAAATGTAATGAATACTGAAACATACGAGCAGATTTCCATTCCTGATTCGATGGTTGAAAACAACGACCTGATGAAAGAGGGACAGCTAATTGAAATTCAGTTTCATGCCGAAGAAGAATTGCCTTTAACAGCAGAAATGCCCGATAAAGTTGAATTAAAAATTACTTCAACCATTGTTGGTGAAAAAGGTAACACTGCCAGCTCAACAGCCTTAAAACCGGCAACTGTTGAAACAGGTGCGGAACTTATGGTGCCAATGTTTATAAACGAAGGCGACGTAATTCGCGTAAGCACTGCCGACCGCTCATACAGCGAACGAGTAAAACAGTAA
- a CDS encoding DUF3108 domain-containing protein, which translates to MNKLFSILIVFFLAIQTTSAEDISIKFNLKFSFVKGGEAEMTISDTVFNGRPAIHYHVMGKTTGLANKLYGVYDIYETYVDAETRLPVKTIRNVKEGNYRRYTETLFYHDVDSINSSRSGWRAVPDDLLDLVSVFFYFVHKNPFENLQPGDAVIYPTINADKISDISIQYLRDEKVKTDVGTVDCHVLTPSVRKGKVLEKSDGVRFYLAKEEKVPVYIEFDMQVGSLKAVIKHYKINGVEQSLK; encoded by the coding sequence ATGAACAAGTTATTCTCCATACTAATCGTTTTTTTCCTGGCAATACAAACAACAAGTGCCGAGGATATTTCAATAAAGTTTAACCTGAAATTTAGTTTCGTTAAAGGTGGCGAAGCTGAAATGACCATAAGTGATACGGTTTTTAATGGTCGGCCCGCCATTCATTACCACGTAATGGGAAAAACAACGGGGCTGGCCAATAAACTATATGGCGTTTACGATATTTACGAAACGTATGTTGATGCCGAAACGCGCCTTCCGGTAAAAACAATCCGAAATGTAAAAGAAGGAAACTACCGTCGTTACACGGAAACACTTTTTTACCACGATGTTGACTCGATAAACAGCAGCCGTAGTGGGTGGCGTGCCGTTCCTGATGATCTTCTCGATCTGGTTTCGGTGTTCTTTTATTTCGTACACAAAAATCCATTCGAGAATCTTCAGCCCGGCGATGCGGTTATTTATCCTACTATTAATGCCGATAAAATATCGGACATATCGATACAGTATTTGCGCGACGAAAAGGTTAAAACCGATGTTGGAACGGTAGATTGCCACGTGTTAACACCCTCGGTACGGAAAGGTAAAGTGCTTGAAAAGTCGGACGGGGTGCGGTTTTACCTGGCAAAAGAAGAAAAGGTACCGGTATACATCGAGTTCGACATGCAGGTGGGTTCGCTTAAAGCCGTTATAAAACATTATAAAATTAATGGCGTAGAACAAAGTTTAAAGTAG
- the tsaB gene encoding tRNA (adenosine(37)-N6)-threonylcarbamoyltransferase complex dimerization subunit type 1 TsaB, which yields MAIILNIETSTEVCSVSLAENGKTLYQKESTEGLNHSKLLTVFIEDLLSENNLDINKIDAVAVSKGPGSYTGLRIGVSVAKGLCYGLGKPLIGIGSIEAMGHYVAENADEFYNAADGEELLFCPMIDARRMEVYTAVYEKGGKAVSEVTAEIIDENSFADHLQTKKILFFGNGADKCREKITHANALFNGPDKTTARFMQNLAEIKYNKKEFEDVAYFEPFYLKDFVATIPKNKILK from the coding sequence ATGGCAATTATTTTAAATATCGAAACATCGACCGAAGTTTGTTCGGTTTCATTGGCAGAAAACGGTAAAACGCTATACCAAAAGGAAAGTACCGAGGGATTAAATCACTCGAAGTTACTCACCGTTTTTATTGAAGATCTTTTAAGTGAGAATAATTTAGACATTAATAAAATTGATGCAGTAGCGGTAAGTAAAGGCCCGGGATCGTACACCGGTTTGCGCATTGGTGTGTCGGTGGCGAAAGGGCTGTGTTACGGATTGGGAAAACCGCTTATTGGTATTGGTTCGATAGAAGCAATGGGACATTACGTTGCCGAAAATGCCGACGAATTTTACAACGCTGCTGATGGGGAAGAACTGTTGTTTTGCCCGATGATTGACGCCCGACGTATGGAAGTTTATACCGCTGTGTACGAAAAAGGAGGAAAGGCAGTAAGCGAAGTTACTGCTGAAATTATTGATGAAAACTCATTTGCAGATCATCTTCAAACAAAAAAAATATTGTTTTTTGGAAATGGCGCCGATAAATGCCGCGAAAAAATAACGCATGCAAATGCCTTGTTTAACGGGCCCGATAAAACAACGGCACGATTTATGCAAAATCTGGCAGAAATTAAGTACAACAAAAAGGAATTTGAAGACGTTGCTTATTTCGAGCCTTTTTATTTAAAGGATTTTGTAGCAACCATTCCAAAAAACAAAATATTAAAATGA